In Ochrobactrum vermis, the following proteins share a genomic window:
- the exbD gene encoding TonB system transport protein ExbD has product MAGKVRESGGDDLELNHEINVTPFIDVMLVLLIIFMVAAPLATVDVKVDLPASTAAPAPRPDKPLYVTLKDDLSISVGNDTVARERLGVALDGLSEKNKEARIFLRADKNVGYGELMRVMNLLREAGYLKIALVGLETVGADQTGTAPAQPVPASQTPAVQGAAQ; this is encoded by the coding sequence ATGGCTGGTAAAGTTCGCGAAAGCGGCGGTGACGATCTCGAGCTGAACCACGAGATCAATGTAACGCCCTTCATCGACGTCATGCTGGTTCTGCTCATCATTTTCATGGTGGCAGCACCGCTGGCTACTGTGGATGTGAAGGTGGATCTGCCTGCCTCGACGGCAGCGCCCGCGCCGCGTCCCGACAAGCCGCTTTATGTGACGCTGAAGGACGATCTCAGCATCAGTGTCGGCAATGACACTGTTGCGCGCGAGCGTCTCGGTGTAGCGCTCGACGGCCTGTCCGAGAAAAACAAGGAAGCCCGCATCTTTCTGCGCGCCGACAAGAATGTCGGCTATGGCGAGTTGATGCGCGTGATGAATCTTCTGCGCGAAGCCGGTTATCTGAAGATTGCGCTGGTCGGTCTTGAAACTGTCGGCGCTGACCAGACCGGAACTGCACCTGCGCAACCGGTCCCCGCCTCGCAAACGCCTGCCGTGCAGGGAGCCGCGCAATGA
- the exbB gene encoding tonB-system energizer ExbB, which yields MRADLNNQKAIKMTGFWRKGFMAAAMGIGLLGAASALAQDVSPSTNAPAAPTAEAPSSPAPANTAPANEPGAPAPAATAPAAAPSPELIQSQTTASAAAPVESENGLILPHDLSPWGMFMAADWVVKAVMIGLAIASLATWTIWVAKSLELAGARRRATKALKIIGHSATLAEAVRSLDGAKGPGAILVRAAEDEVRLSGPALARAGGEGLKERVSSRLSRIEAKAGRRLSKGTGLLATVGSIAPFVGLFGTVWGIMNSFINISQAQTTNLAVVAPGIAEALLATAIGLVAAIPAVVIYNVFARSITGYRSLLADASAGVERLVSRDLDFRTAGVREGTLHAAE from the coding sequence GTGCGCGCGGATTTGAACAATCAAAAGGCGATCAAAATGACTGGTTTCTGGCGAAAAGGCTTCATGGCTGCGGCGATGGGCATCGGCTTGCTGGGTGCGGCTTCTGCATTGGCCCAGGATGTATCCCCCTCGACGAATGCCCCGGCGGCCCCCACGGCGGAAGCACCTTCCAGCCCGGCTCCAGCCAATACAGCGCCTGCGAACGAACCGGGAGCGCCAGCTCCCGCAGCGACCGCCCCGGCTGCGGCACCTTCTCCTGAGTTGATCCAGTCCCAGACCACTGCGTCTGCTGCCGCACCTGTCGAAAGCGAGAACGGTCTGATCCTCCCACACGATCTGTCGCCATGGGGAATGTTCATGGCTGCCGACTGGGTCGTGAAGGCCGTGATGATCGGTCTGGCGATCGCTTCGCTGGCCACCTGGACGATCTGGGTTGCCAAATCGCTTGAACTGGCCGGTGCGCGCCGCCGTGCAACCAAGGCATTGAAGATTATCGGCCATTCGGCAACGCTTGCCGAAGCCGTCCGTTCGCTGGACGGCGCCAAGGGACCGGGTGCAATCCTCGTCCGCGCCGCAGAAGATGAGGTTCGCCTTTCGGGGCCTGCGCTGGCACGTGCGGGTGGCGAAGGTCTTAAGGAACGCGTTTCTTCACGCCTGTCGCGCATCGAAGCGAAGGCTGGACGTCGCCTTTCCAAGGGCACTGGCCTTCTTGCGACCGTCGGTTCGATTGCGCCTTTCGTCGGTCTGTTCGGCACCGTCTGGGGCATCATGAATTCGTTCATCAATATCAGTCAGGCGCAGACGACAAACCTCGCTGTCGTGGCGCCGGGTATTGCCGAAGCACTGCTCGCGACTGCCATTGGTCTCGTCGCTGCTATCCCCGCCGTGGTTATCTATAACGTGTTCGCCCGTTCCATCACCGGCTACCGCTCGCTGCTCGCCGATGCTTCGGCAGGGGTCGAGCGTCTTGTCAGTCGCGACCTCGATTTCAGGACGGCAGGCGTGCGTGAAGGCACGCTGCACGCAGCGGAGTAG
- a CDS encoding PRC-barrel domain-containing protein, which yields MKRLLASTALAALIALPAFAQDGSPIFSDEKQERPVASENGYFVASPGQLLVSGFVGQAVYNGPSNDAANIGTVNDMMLGADGSPQAVVIGVGGFLGVGEKNVAIGFDHLSWVVRDNGKRWLIVDATKEQLEKAPAFDRSAAFEADGAPRTEPPAADKTITTQKADRVMPEGMKPVPSEGLSADKLIGATVFGADETKIGTVGDVLMSADGQTEAFVVDVGGFLGINSKPVAVSIANLDVASGKDDKVNVFTQFTKEQLQAQPAYSDAAYKKDPEGTILHGEAE from the coding sequence ATGAAAAGACTTCTCGCCTCCACGGCCCTTGCCGCGCTGATCGCCCTGCCCGCTTTCGCTCAGGATGGATCACCAATTTTCTCCGACGAGAAACAGGAAAGACCGGTCGCCAGCGAGAACGGATATTTCGTGGCATCGCCCGGCCAGCTTCTGGTGTCGGGCTTTGTCGGACAGGCAGTTTATAACGGCCCTTCCAACGATGCGGCCAATATCGGCACGGTCAATGACATGATGCTCGGTGCTGATGGCAGCCCGCAGGCGGTCGTCATCGGCGTCGGCGGTTTTCTCGGTGTCGGGGAAAAGAATGTCGCAATCGGTTTCGACCATCTGTCATGGGTGGTTCGCGATAACGGCAAGCGCTGGCTGATCGTGGATGCCACCAAGGAACAGCTTGAAAAAGCACCCGCATTTGATCGCAGCGCAGCTTTCGAAGCGGATGGCGCGCCACGTACAGAACCTCCAGCCGCCGATAAGACGATCACCACCCAGAAGGCCGACAGGGTCATGCCTGAAGGCATGAAGCCTGTTCCCTCCGAGGGGCTAAGCGCGGACAAGCTGATCGGCGCAACCGTTTTCGGCGCAGATGAAACGAAGATCGGAACAGTGGGCGACGTCCTGATGTCCGCCGACGGACAGACCGAGGCATTCGTCGTCGATGTGGGCGGTTTCCTTGGCATCAACTCCAAACCCGTCGCCGTTTCCATCGCCAATCTCGACGTTGCCTCCGGCAAGGACGACAAGGTGAACGTCTTCACGCAATTCACCAAGGAACAGTTGCAGGCGCAGCCCGCCTATTCGGACGCAGCCTATAAGAAGGACCCGGAAGGCACGATCCTTCACGGCGAAGCGGAGTGA
- a CDS encoding DUF883 family protein produces the protein MARASAKTSKIEEKIEEALTDASTEDLQAQVEQLKEDIAAIAATLANLGSQTVRDAKRGAKETYKSAYVQGEDVIDDLRNKAQDVEAQLTATVRERPIASLATALGVGYLLALLSRR, from the coding sequence ATGGCGCGTGCATCCGCGAAAACGAGCAAGATCGAAGAAAAGATCGAGGAAGCGCTGACCGATGCCAGCACGGAAGACCTTCAGGCTCAGGTCGAGCAGTTGAAGGAAGACATCGCTGCCATTGCGGCAACACTTGCCAATCTCGGTTCGCAGACCGTCCGCGACGCAAAACGCGGTGCCAAGGAAACCTACAAGAGCGCCTATGTTCAGGGCGAAGACGTCATCGATGATCTGCGCAACAAGGCGCAGGATGTTGAAGCTCAGCTGACGGCAACGGTGCGCGAACGTCCGATAGCCTCGCTCGCCACTGCACTCGGCGTCGGCTATCTGCTGGCCCTGCTCTCGCGCCGCTGA
- a CDS encoding sensor histidine kinase: MPSALLQKLLQSSSKPVAVIVSLGLVLLSAIMTLFLSSSVNHQVVDISRNYALRQQVDKVARLASNIEMSRRGYLLTLDETYLDLYRNTILSVDKTLADLEALTDQNPLQDARVKQIRALVEREQEDVRQTVNLAQSGDVAAAVEKVRGDEGKVLMDQLANTVTQFIDAEEQQLLERNKRINRMRYWMTATSIVALASAAMLALLLFTRVQRYARSMFEGQTVLRSEKQLLEQRVQERTAELEQERRIAERERQRVELLLQDTNHRIGNSLATVSSLLGLQMRQTRSEDARAALAAARDRVQTVSTAHRRLRLGEDMESARVDDFLGTVINDIRNAIGQDRKIEFSTDFAPLDLKARDVTTIGIILGELVTNAIKHAFKGRPEGHIRISLKPGEDAIPVLVVEDDGVGFDKDQQKSGEKNGLGTLVIEQLCMQFGEKPVYCKTDDGAGTKVIVRLSSLAEEGDAPVGK; this comes from the coding sequence TTGCCATCAGCCTTGTTGCAAAAACTGCTTCAATCGTCATCGAAGCCGGTTGCGGTTATCGTGTCGCTCGGCCTTGTGCTGTTATCGGCGATCATGACGCTGTTTCTGTCGTCCAGCGTCAACCATCAGGTGGTTGATATTTCCCGCAATTATGCGTTGCGCCAGCAGGTCGACAAGGTGGCCCGCCTTGCCAGCAATATCGAGATGAGCCGTCGCGGCTATCTTCTGACGCTCGACGAGACTTATCTTGATCTCTATCGCAATACGATCCTGAGTGTCGACAAGACGCTGGCCGATCTTGAAGCCCTGACGGACCAGAACCCGCTGCAGGATGCGCGGGTCAAGCAGATACGTGCGCTGGTCGAACGCGAACAGGAAGATGTGCGCCAGACAGTCAATCTTGCCCAGTCGGGTGATGTGGCGGCGGCGGTTGAAAAAGTGCGCGGTGACGAGGGCAAGGTGCTGATGGATCAGCTTGCCAATACGGTCACACAATTCATCGATGCGGAAGAACAGCAACTTCTCGAGCGCAACAAGCGGATCAATCGCATGCGCTACTGGATGACGGCGACGTCGATTGTGGCGCTGGCTTCGGCCGCCATGCTGGCGCTTTTGCTGTTCACCCGCGTTCAGCGTTATGCGCGCTCCATGTTCGAGGGGCAGACGGTGCTGCGTTCCGAAAAGCAGTTGCTGGAACAGCGGGTGCAGGAACGCACTGCCGAGCTTGAGCAGGAGCGCCGCATTGCCGAACGGGAGCGCCAGCGGGTCGAGCTTTTGCTGCAGGACACCAATCACCGCATCGGCAATTCGCTCGCAACGGTTTCATCCTTGCTTGGCCTCCAGATGCGGCAGACGCGCAGCGAGGATGCCCGCGCCGCGCTTGCTGCTGCCCGCGACCGCGTCCAGACCGTGTCGACGGCGCACCGGCGCCTGCGTCTGGGCGAGGATATGGAATCAGCGCGGGTCGACGATTTTCTTGGCACCGTTATCAACGATATCCGAAACGCCATCGGTCAGGACCGCAAGATCGAATTCTCGACCGATTTCGCACCGCTTGATCTGAAGGCGCGCGATGTGACGACAATCGGTATCATACTGGGCGAGCTCGTCACCAACGCCATCAAGCACGCATTCAAGGGCCGTCCGGAAGGGCATATCCGGATCAGCCTCAAGCCGGGCGAAGATGCTATCCCGGTGCTGGTTGTGGAAGACGATGGTGTGGGCTTTGACAAGGACCAGCAGAAATCCGGCGAAAAGAACGGTCTTGGCACGCTGGTTATCGAACAGCTTTGCATGCAGTTCGGCGAAAAGCCAGTTTACTGCAAGACCGATGACGGTGCAGGAACCAAGGTGATTGTTCGCCTGTCGTCGCTGGCCGAAGAGGGCGATGCGCCTGTCGGTAAATAG
- a CDS encoding RNA polymerase sigma factor, whose product MNTAPGPSVESNAQFKRELLSSLSSLRAFAVSLIGQHDKADDLVQDTIMKAWAKQESFEMGTNMKAWLFTILRNEFYTQMRKRGREIQDTDGVFSEQLAVHPSQYGSLDLQDFRAALEQLPDDQREAIILIGASGFAYEEAAEICGCAVGTIKSRVSRARTRLQEILKIEGESDYGPDADSSRATLRSFA is encoded by the coding sequence GTGAACACAGCACCCGGTCCGTCGGTTGAGAGTAATGCACAGTTCAAGCGAGAGCTCCTGTCATCGCTGTCGAGCTTGCGCGCCTTTGCGGTGTCGCTTATAGGCCAGCATGACAAGGCGGATGATCTCGTTCAAGATACGATTATGAAAGCATGGGCCAAGCAGGAGTCCTTTGAAATGGGGACGAATATGAAGGCTTGGCTCTTTACCATCCTGCGTAACGAGTTTTACACGCAGATGCGCAAGCGCGGTCGCGAGATCCAGGATACGGATGGCGTGTTCAGCGAACAGCTTGCCGTGCATCCCTCGCAATATGGCTCGCTCGATCTGCAGGATTTCCGAGCGGCACTGGAGCAATTGCCTGATGATCAACGCGAAGCGATCATTCTGATCGGGGCTTCGGGTTTTGCTTATGAGGAAGCTGCGGAAATCTGTGGCTGTGCCGTTGGGACGATCAAGAGCCGTGTCAGCCGTGCCCGTACGCGCTTGCAGGAAATCCTCAAGATCGAAGGCGAAAGCGATTACGGCCCGGACGCCGATTCATCGCGGGCAACCTTGAGAAGCTTTGCATAG
- a CDS encoding NepR family anti-sigma factor, translating to MAEKENLHMNGAGVRSPRRVQKDILGPNCEVGLKLKALYTSIQDETIPDRFLDLLEKLDQAEQESMREHSTRSVG from the coding sequence ATGGCAGAAAAAGAAAACCTTCACATGAACGGAGCCGGGGTCAGGTCGCCTCGCCGCGTTCAGAAGGATATATTAGGACCAAATTGTGAAGTCGGATTGAAATTAAAGGCACTGTACACCTCGATACAGGATGAGACGATTCCGGATCGCTTCCTTGATCTTCTCGAAAAACTCGATCAGGCTGAACAGGAGAGTATGCGTGAACACAGCACCCGGTCCGTCGGTTGA
- a CDS encoding response regulator — MTLSTRIAPHLPYLRRFSRALTGSQASGDAYVAAALEALIADVSIFPRASSDRIGLYRLFCDLYKTASVRMPEPTSEFAWEQQAARNLSHIAPLPRQAFLLVAVEGFSDKEAAEVLELDDAELSRILSAASTEISRQVATRIMIIEDEPLIAMDIEQMVESLGHEVVGIARTKDEALALYNQEKPRMVLADIQLADGSSGIDAVNEILQNDTIPVIFITAFPERLLTGERPEPTFLVTKPFNPDMVKALISQALFFEEASQVAA, encoded by the coding sequence ATGACGTTATCGACGCGTATCGCGCCGCACCTTCCCTATCTCCGTCGTTTCTCCCGTGCTCTTACCGGCTCCCAGGCTTCCGGCGACGCCTATGTTGCGGCTGCCCTTGAAGCCCTGATTGCCGATGTGAGCATTTTTCCGCGTGCTTCGTCCGACCGGATCGGCCTCTATCGCCTTTTCTGCGATCTTTATAAGACCGCCTCGGTTCGCATGCCGGAGCCGACATCGGAGTTTGCATGGGAACAGCAGGCGGCAAGAAATCTTTCCCATATCGCCCCGCTGCCCCGACAGGCGTTCCTGCTGGTGGCTGTGGAAGGTTTCTCCGACAAGGAAGCAGCCGAAGTTCTCGAGCTGGACGATGCCGAACTGAGCCGCATCCTGTCGGCTGCATCGACCGAAATTTCGCGTCAGGTGGCAACGCGCATCATGATCATCGAAGACGAACCGCTGATCGCGATGGATATCGAGCAGATGGTGGAAAGCCTTGGCCACGAAGTCGTTGGCATCGCGCGCACCAAGGACGAGGCGCTGGCGCTTTATAATCAGGAAAAGCCGCGCATGGTGCTGGCCGATATTCAGCTTGCTGACGGAAGCTCGGGCATCGATGCTGTGAATGAAATTCTGCAGAACGATACGATTCCTGTCATTTTCATCACCGCTTTTCCGGAACGCCTGCTGACAGGCGAACGCCCGGAACCAACCTTCCTCGTCACCAAGCCGTTCAATCCGGATATGGTGAAAGCACTGATCAGCCAGGCGCTCTTTTTCGAAGAAGCCTCGCAGGTCGCAGCCTAG
- a CDS encoding DUF1328 domain-containing protein produces MLYYALVFLVVALVAGALGFGGIAGASAGIAQILFFVFLALLVVSLIASAIRKA; encoded by the coding sequence ATGCTTTATTATGCGCTCGTATTTCTTGTGGTGGCACTCGTGGCAGGTGCGCTCGGTTTCGGCGGCATCGCTGGTGCCTCAGCCGGTATAGCGCAGATTCTGTTCTTCGTATTCCTTGCGCTGCTCGTCGTTTCGCTCATCGCTTCGGCGATCCGCAAGGCATAG
- a CDS encoding sensor histidine kinase has translation MTAGTKFTLQETEPDAARLRALLRAVRNSNVCVLYQTPDLVYSWGENIPLYWQEKWKVGGNDCDFIFSAALHKLDGAKRAALDTGEAQNVELAVNDGDKLRWIEFHIDCDRDENGNILGLVTTAIEISELKRREQVLKTLLREVSHRSKNLLAIVQSIASQTARFTDSIDDFLLKFRGRIQSLSYSQDLVTDSNWRGALFRDLVYSQVEKYIDVNDERLTIEGDNPYLFPGAALHVGLALHELVVNATSFGGLSIPYGRVKISAKVAHVASGDDRLEFHWEETNPAMPEVFEHDPRFGSAVLQRIVPASVNGHADYRIDGTGAVYSLIIPTEQFDA, from the coding sequence ATGACCGCTGGCACAAAATTCACCCTACAGGAAACCGAACCCGACGCGGCCCGTCTGCGGGCGCTGTTGAGAGCAGTCCGCAACAGCAATGTCTGCGTGCTCTACCAAACGCCCGATCTGGTTTATTCGTGGGGCGAAAATATCCCCCTCTACTGGCAGGAAAAGTGGAAAGTCGGCGGAAACGACTGCGATTTCATCTTCTCCGCAGCCTTGCACAAGCTCGACGGCGCCAAGCGTGCGGCCCTGGATACCGGTGAAGCGCAGAATGTGGAACTTGCCGTCAATGACGGCGACAAGCTGCGCTGGATCGAATTTCACATCGACTGCGATCGCGACGAGAACGGCAATATACTGGGACTCGTCACCACCGCTATTGAAATCAGCGAACTGAAACGACGCGAGCAGGTGTTGAAGACACTGTTGCGCGAGGTCAGCCACCGCTCCAAAAATCTTCTCGCCATCGTGCAGAGCATCGCCAGCCAAACGGCGCGTTTCACCGATTCCATCGACGATTTCCTGCTGAAATTCCGCGGGCGCATCCAGTCCCTTTCCTATTCGCAGGATCTGGTGACCGATTCCAACTGGCGCGGCGCGCTGTTTCGCGATCTCGTGTATTCGCAGGTCGAGAAATACATCGACGTCAATGACGAACGCCTGACCATTGAGGGCGACAATCCCTATCTTTTCCCCGGTGCCGCGTTGCATGTCGGCCTTGCGCTACATGAACTGGTGGTCAATGCGACCTCTTTCGGCGGTCTTTCGATACCCTATGGTCGGGTGAAGATTTCGGCGAAGGTTGCCCATGTGGCCAGCGGCGATGACAGGCTGGAATTCCACTGGGAAGAAACCAATCCTGCAATGCCGGAGGTTTTTGAGCACGATCCGCGCTTTGGCAGTGCCGTGCTGCAGCGCATCGTTCCCGCCTCCGTCAACGGTCATGCCGATTATCGCATCGACGGAACTGGCGCGGTTTATTCGCTCATCATTCCCACAGAGCAGTTTGACGCCTGA
- a CDS encoding transcriptional repressor, whose protein sequence is MRESYKKPDYEQELRQAGVRITRPRRIILDILTETEDHPDALEIFRRAVEIDSSISLSTVYRTMKLLEERGAIHRHAFAGGPSRFEQASGAHHDHIIDMDSGDVVEFRSDKIEKLQEEIARSLGYEIVHHRLELYCKKIGN, encoded by the coding sequence ATGAGAGAATCGTACAAAAAGCCCGATTATGAACAGGAGCTGCGCCAGGCAGGGGTCCGTATCACGCGGCCGCGCCGGATCATCCTGGACATACTGACCGAGACTGAAGATCATCCTGACGCGCTCGAGATTTTTCGCCGGGCAGTCGAGATCGACAGCAGCATCTCGCTTTCGACGGTTTACCGCACGATGAAGCTTCTCGAAGAGCGCGGCGCTATTCACCGGCATGCCTTTGCCGGAGGGCCGTCGCGTTTCGAACAGGCGAGCGGTGCGCATCACGATCACATCATCGATATGGACTCCGGAGATGTGGTGGAGTTTCGCTCTGACAAGATCGAAAAACTGCAGGAAGAAATCGCCCGTTCGCTCGGCTATGAGATCGTGCATCACCGGCTCGAACTTTATTGCAAAAAAATCGGAAACTGA
- a CDS encoding class I SAM-dependent methyltransferase, which translates to MVTPIAQYVRRSVAYAATKLNYRQSIDRIASDAQDYWADQTSKNHKSNSHWKGSDGLSDAAWMQIGRSHRKLVQDAAASVGLTAQGSRILEWGCGGGANAVQFADLANEYLGVDVSAASLKECAARMSDVGYRHFSPVLIDVEKPQKSLEQIKQPVDIYICTYVFELIPTEEYGADLLRIAFQHLRSGGLAVIQIKYSTHKSDTRGHKWGYRRNLANMTTYSIDQFWLLAESVGFRPVSVSLKPYDALVKDERYAYFVLQKPEASADRE; encoded by the coding sequence ATGGTAACCCCGATAGCGCAATATGTCAGACGTTCAGTCGCTTATGCAGCGACAAAACTGAATTACAGACAATCGATCGACAGGATCGCGTCCGATGCCCAGGACTATTGGGCCGATCAAACTTCAAAGAATCATAAATCGAATTCCCACTGGAAGGGAAGCGACGGCCTCTCCGATGCCGCATGGATGCAAATCGGACGATCGCATCGAAAGCTTGTGCAGGATGCAGCCGCTTCCGTCGGCCTAACCGCGCAAGGCTCCCGGATATTGGAATGGGGTTGTGGAGGCGGTGCGAATGCAGTTCAGTTTGCGGATCTGGCCAATGAATATCTGGGCGTCGATGTATCTGCCGCGTCCCTCAAGGAATGTGCGGCTCGAATGTCGGACGTGGGATATAGGCATTTTTCTCCAGTGCTCATTGACGTAGAGAAACCACAAAAGTCACTGGAGCAGATCAAACAGCCGGTCGACATCTATATTTGCACCTATGTCTTCGAACTCATTCCGACAGAGGAATACGGGGCTGATCTTTTGAGAATAGCTTTTCAGCATCTACGCTCAGGCGGGCTGGCTGTTATCCAGATCAAATATTCCACACACAAGTCAGATACACGTGGCCACAAGTGGGGATACCGACGGAATCTGGCCAATATGACGACTTACTCCATCGACCAATTTTGGTTGCTGGCTGAAAGCGTCGGCTTCAGACCGGTCTCCGTCTCGCTCAAACCATATGATGCTCTCGTTAAAGATGAGAGATACGCCTATTTTGTTTTACAAAAACCGGAAGCGAGTGCTGACCGAGAATAG
- a CDS encoding RluA family pseudouridine synthase — protein MKELTTDSDATGKRLDQWLAAALGPELSRSRVQSLIAEGHVTIDGAPAREAKQKLREGMTIALVLPEPEPAEPIAENIPLDILYEDDDLIVINKPAGLVVHPGNGNWTGTLVNALIYHCGDSLSGIGGIRRPGIVHRLDKDTSGVMVVAKNDRSHRHLSEQFADHGRTGDLERAYLALVWGMTERPQGFIDAHLGRSHRDRTKQAVVKEEREDARHAVTHYSTIEKFAPQDDATALASLVECRLETGRTHQIRVHMAHIGHPLVGDMDYGSAYKTKANKLPEPLKVAVRGFHRQALHAGLLAFTHPATEELMRFEAPVPEDMEHLLENFRKHSI, from the coding sequence GTGAAAGAGCTTACGACCGACTCCGATGCCACAGGCAAGCGTCTCGACCAGTGGCTGGCCGCAGCATTGGGGCCGGAACTCTCGCGCAGCCGCGTCCAGTCCCTTATTGCCGAAGGCCATGTGACCATAGACGGCGCACCCGCCCGTGAAGCCAAGCAGAAGCTGCGCGAAGGCATGACTATCGCCCTCGTGCTGCCTGAGCCTGAACCTGCCGAACCGATTGCTGAGAACATTCCCCTCGATATTCTTTACGAGGATGATGATCTCATCGTGATCAACAAGCCCGCCGGACTTGTCGTTCACCCCGGCAACGGCAACTGGACGGGAACACTCGTCAATGCCCTCATATATCATTGTGGCGATAGCTTGTCGGGCATCGGAGGAATCCGCCGTCCTGGCATCGTTCATCGCCTCGACAAGGATACGAGCGGCGTCATGGTCGTGGCCAAGAATGACCGTTCCCACCGGCATTTGAGCGAGCAATTTGCCGACCATGGGCGCACCGGCGATCTGGAGCGCGCCTATCTTGCACTCGTCTGGGGCATGACCGAACGCCCGCAGGGCTTCATCGACGCGCATCTCGGACGCTCGCATCGCGACCGCACCAAGCAGGCCGTCGTGAAAGAAGAACGCGAAGATGCCCGCCACGCCGTCACGCACTACTCAACCATCGAGAAATTCGCACCGCAAGACGATGCAACCGCGCTGGCCTCGCTCGTCGAATGCCGTCTTGAGACAGGCCGCACCCACCAGATTCGCGTGCACATGGCACATATAGGCCATCCGCTTGTCGGCGACATGGACTATGGCAGCGCCTACAAGACCAAGGCCAACAAACTGCCGGAACCGTTGAAAGTGGCAGTGCGCGGCTTTCATCGGCAGGCATTGCATGCCGGGCTTCTCGCCTTCACCCACCCGGCCACAGAGGAACTGATGCGTTTCGAAGCACCCGTGCCGGAAGATATGGAGCACCTTCTGGAAAACTTCCGGAAACACTCTATATAA
- the rpoH gene encoding RNA polymerase sigma factor RpoH, translating into MAQMNLPSITSGDGGLTRYLEEIRRFPMLEPQEEYMLAKRYHEHTDPKAAHRLVTSHLRLVAKIAMGYRGYGLPIGEVISEGNVGLMQAVKRFEPERGFRLATYAMWWIKASIQEYILRSWSLVKMGTTANQKRLFFNLRKMKSKIQALDDGDLNPDQVKQIATKLKVSEDEVVSMNRRLSGDASLNAPLRASEGESGEWQDWLVDDSSSQEQVLIEQDELENRRSMLEQAMDTLNDRERRIFEARRLSEDPMTLEDLSSEFGISRERVRQIEVRAFEKVQAAVKAAAYKQQKALNHVEEAHA; encoded by the coding sequence ATGGCCCAGATGAATCTCCCAAGCATCACGTCAGGTGACGGCGGTCTTACCCGTTATCTGGAAGAAATTCGCCGTTTTCCCATGCTTGAGCCGCAGGAAGAATATATGCTGGCCAAGCGTTATCACGAACATACCGACCCCAAGGCCGCCCACAGGCTGGTGACGAGCCATCTGCGTCTCGTGGCCAAGATCGCCATGGGCTATCGCGGCTATGGCCTGCCGATCGGTGAAGTGATCTCGGAAGGCAATGTCGGCCTCATGCAGGCCGTCAAACGTTTCGAACCTGAACGCGGTTTCCGTCTTGCCACTTATGCCATGTGGTGGATCAAGGCCTCGATCCAGGAATATATCCTGCGTTCGTGGAGCCTTGTGAAGATGGGCACGACCGCCAATCAGAAGCGTCTGTTCTTCAATCTGCGCAAGATGAAGAGCAAGATTCAGGCGCTCGACGATGGCGATCTTAACCCGGATCAGGTCAAGCAGATCGCAACCAAGCTGAAGGTCAGCGAAGACGAAGTGGTTTCCATGAACCGCCGCCTGTCCGGTGACGCTTCGCTGAACGCGCCTTTACGCGCTTCGGAAGGTGAATCCGGCGAATGGCAGGACTGGCTCGTCGACGACAGCAGCAGCCAGGAGCAGGTGCTGATCGAGCAGGACGAACTGGAAAACCGCCGCTCCATGCTCGAGCAGGCGATGGATACGCTGAACGACCGCGAACGTCGCATTTTCGAGGCCCGTCGTCTGTCGGAGGATCCGATGACACTGGAAGACCTTTCCAGCGAGTTCGGCATCAGCCGTGAGCGCGTGCGCCAGATCGAAGTACGCGCCTTTGAAAAGGTGCAAGCCGCAGTGAAAGCCGCTGCCTACAAGCAGCAGAAGGCGCTGAACCATGTCGAGGAAGCGCACGCCTGA